The window ACAGGAAATTTCATTTTGAGCAATGTCTAACATTGCATCTGCTTCAAATCCGAATCCTAATAAGTCTATCGAGGTTTTGTAATCTTGATCTTGAAGCTTACCTACTGCCTAGTATTTCTATGCTTTGCTTACTCCTTAGgttgttttctgattttttgatgTGTTGCTTGATACAGGTCGTTCAACCTCCTACAGATTCGGTTACTAGCCTTAGTTTCAGTCCCAAAGGAAATTACCTCGTTGCTACTTCTTGGGACAACCAGGTTTCTTGATCGCCGCTGCAATAGAATTTGTTccttattacttttttttttaatcattctcTCGCAATGGTCATCCTAATTTGCGCTAATTTAAATTGCAGATCATAATCATATACACActtccttaatttttttatcttaaattTCTTTCTAACTTTACCACCTCCCTTTTACTTTGTTGACTGTTCATAAAAGTCTAATCCGAGATACGCATTTCGTTTTATGTGTGGAacttgataggttagatgctggGAGATCATGAAGACGGGGGCCACTGTCAGCAGTGTGCCGAAAGCATCCACTAATCATGACCAGCCGGTAATAAGTTGTCAATGTGTGGGATTTGCAGACTCACTCTTGTAGTTTTTATATTTAGTATTAAGTATAATATATCTGTAGGTTTTATGCTCAACTTGGAAGGATGATGGAACTACTGTGTTTTCTGGGGGTTGCGATAGGCAAGTTAAGATGTGGCCACTAATGTCTGGTGGTCAAGCCACGACCGTAGCAATGCATGATGCACCCATCAAAGAAGTCGCTTGGATCCCACAGATGAATGTTTTGGTTACAGGAAGCTGGGATAAGACTCTAAAGTGCGTTTTGATTTCTTCATTTACTTTCTTCATAACAATAGATTTCTTTCCGGTCCAGTAGTTGAGTGGCTAAGTTTGTTAAAATAAGTAACTGTTGTGAATTTAGTGAATGTGAATAATCTATTAATAGTTTTGCTAATCTGCTTAGGTACTGGGATATTCGACAACAGAATCCTGTACATACTCAACAACTCCCTGAACGTTGCTATGCACTAGCAGTTAATCATCCTCTGATGGTCGTCGGCACCACTGATCGAAACTTAGTTGTGTTCAACTTGCAAAATCCTCAGGTATTGATTTAAATTCACTATTTAGTAATTAAATAGTTGGTGAAATACTAAATTCTTTGTCTAGTAGTACTAAATATAAGcttgctttttttgtttttccgaTTTGCAGGGTCAGTCTTAAGTATGATAGGCTCTAGTAGTTGATCTAAGCATATATCCTAACCTTCTTAATGCTCCAAAATGCTCTATCAATAAATTACTACTTCTTCAGTTCTCAATTGCTCGCCCTATATATTATATCTAAATCATTATGTACATATCAACAGACTGAGTTTAAGAGAATCACTTCGCCCCTGAAGTATCAGACAAGATGTGTTGCAGCATTTCCTGATCAACAAGGTTTCTTGGTAAATACATTTATTCTGTTTGTCTATATTTGAATTTGTTAAATGGTTCCTTtgcttctatttctctttcttatagTTTGGTCAGAAACATGGAAGCATGTTATTTGATGAAGGTAGCTtcttaatttcatttttgtGTTACATACTGCTGCAATAATGGTAATGTAATGtattaagagagagagggggggggggtacatGCCTTACCTATTAGAAATGATATCATCTGCAGTACCTTTGAAAAATAGAATCTGTGATGTTGCATGGCCTCACTTGGAACAAATAAATGTTTATCATGTAATGTATCCAATAATGGCACATTGATTCTCTTTGCTTGTTGTTAGATCCACTGAGGTACACACTTTACCTATTAGAAATTATCAGTTGCCTATGGAACATAGAATCTGTGATATTGTTGGCCTTGCTACCGGACAAATATTGCACAACTTAAATGAGTCAGAATAGGTTTCCCCACCTCGACCACCCCCAAAaatttttaggaaaaatttcacgtacctcccctactttccaaactaagtaacaaaaacacccagtCCGTTAACTGTACACATTAAACATTAAATTTGTGTTttaattgaccaaaatgccctcatcttcctcaaatcttTTAGGTTTTGATAAAACCTGCAACtgattcatcttccccaaaccgtTTCCCCAAAACCTTCTACTCACAGCAACCATCATTCCCCCTGCCGCCATATCCATTTTCTTAGGTTTATTGTACAGGTGAGATATTGAAATAGATCATCATCTACCTCCCAGTGGAAATAGAGCACGGGAAGGTGATTGCTCTTTCGAAAGTTGCAGCCCCTCATCCAGGATACCAAGGAATCTCTTGAATTCATGCGACCATAGCCCCAAAACCCATTATAATATTAAATGTAAACTCCAGAAATCAAGCTGGGCGATAGCTACAAAGCAGTTCTGGTTTCAAGGAAGTATATCACCGCAAGATTGGAGTTAGGACATGAGAAGTTTGGGATTTAAAAGGGTTTAAATTCATAATGGGTTTTTTCTCCTTATCTTTGATGATGAAGAGATTGACAGTAAGATTCTAGgtgagagaagggaaggaaagcaGAGACGAACCAGTCTTGAATTGGAAGAACGACAAGAGAAAATGATGACaaaagatagatttaaagaaagcATCTATCACTGCATTGAAGGCTGCGGGATCTTTCTGAGGCATATGATTGAATAGCTCCCTTGCAGTTTCCCCCTCTCCTGTTCGTGCATATCCAACAAGTATAGTTGTCCAAGACACTTGACTCTTGTAAGGCATTTTATCTAACAAGGTTCTAGCCAACGTCATATTTCCAAATTTAGCATACATATCAACAATTCCAGTTGATAAAACCAAATCAGAACCAAAACCCATCTTCAACACCTGATTATGGAGCTGCTGTGCTTCTTTAATGGCCAAATTGAATCCACAAGACTTCCCAAGGATGGGAACGTGTAATCATCTGGCAAAAATGGTTTTGATACGAAGGCATCTATAAAGGTTCACAGACTCTTTAAATTGGTTTCTGTCGACTTGAGCTCTAATAATGGAATTGCAGAGAAATGGGTCGTCCCTGTGACATCGGTGATCAAATACACTGAGCATGCCGGATTCCAGGGTGGAGGTGATTCTGCAGGGAGAGGACGATAATGGTGGTAATGGTGAGTggcggtagtggtggtggtgggggctgcggcaatggtgggtggtggtggtattgggtatctacatttgtaaaagaagaagaagaagtgtcaTTTTACCCCATCAAAGGTATATTGGTCATAACAGGACATAAAAATTCCTACCGTTAGAAACTAACGTGTACACTTAACGGactgggtgtttttgttacttagtttggaaagcaggggaggtatgtgaaattttcccaaatttttaATAAACTTAAACTGTGGTTCATAATGTTGAAGGTTGATAAAATATTCTTTGTCCAAGTGTGCATCtatacactttttagagaaattgCTTGTCTTGAATAGTTGATTCATTACAACCATAGGGAAATTCTTTGTTTAACACCAGAAGGTTAGTATTTGTGGTGCTTTAAATCCCTAAGGCATGGGAACCTAATTTAGGAAAATATTGATGCAACTATAGTGGGCTCCTTCATACCTGAGATAATGGTGAAAAATTTTTGTTAATTATTAAGAGAAGCTGTTGCTTATAATTATGTGAAATATTTTATTCcacaacctttttcttttcctttatcctTTGTGAGtttgtgagtgtgtgtgtgtgtgtgcagaGATTACAGCTTCTTTTACAACTTGTTATTTGTTGTTACAGATGTATTAGACCAGCCTTTAAAAAAAGCGAAAGAAAAGACAAGTAGTTTGGCTAACCTCGCAAACAAAGTGTGTGTGCAATCAACCTatgagaaagggaagaagttagactaaaaaagggaaaagggttAAACTAGGATTGAAAAGATTCATGTCAAGTTAACTGGTTAAAAATCTCCTAGTATCTTTTTGAAGCATTTGCAGTTTCTTTTCTACAGCTTTATCAtgcactttttcttcttcaaactctCTTTAATTGGTCTAAAACCTCATGAACTTAACTGAAGCTTCCTCTACTATTACATCACCTTTTAAATTGCAGTTAACACTCCCCcacaaaaaagacaaaaaaaatttggtctAAAACCTCATGATTCTTAACCGAAGCTTCATCTACTATTACATCACCTTTTGAAATGCAGTTAACACCCCCCcacaaaaaagacaaaaaataaaatatcttattcagtgtctctccctctctctctctcacacacacacacacacacacacacatatcgAGTCATAAATGCAGAAAAATGACCATTTATCTAACAGTGAGCACACACAGTCTGTCAAAGTCTCAGCAAACAGCTGACgccccccctgaggtttgagaAGTctcttcacacacacacacacatctaCAGACATTGAGTCATAAATGCAGAACATGGCCATTTAGCTAACAGTGATTGCTCAAGGATGTTTTCTTCATGTTTAACCTCCTGTGGTTATACAAAAATCTATCAAAGTCTCAGCAAACAGCTGACAACTCCACCCTGAGGTTTGAGAAAGTGCAATCTCTCCAACAACAGAGGATTTTAAGTGTGTTAATTGTATGTACCGTGGGATACATTGTGTTGTAACTCGATTGGGGGAGTCTTCATTATATCGAGATTTTGTGTTTTGGGTTCCTAGTATGATTATGATTATTAGAGTCAGTCTTTAAGTTAATCTTTGACTTGttattatcttttatttctGATTCCTATTGCGAATAGGAGTCCACTATTATGCATTCtcttaattataaataaaggatttttttggggtgggggacTGCTTGGTATCAACTTCTGCTCTCTAGACAGtccccttttctctcctttctctctcatctgttctcttctctttgattATCTGGTTTTACTACTCAGAtactgttacatggtatcagagcagtaaTATCAACAAATAGATCCTTTCTTCCATTCCAGTTTTGAAAGTCTTCAAGGGTTTCAAATTTTCTCTGATTGCGGCCTTCATGTTGCCCTTACTTGGTTGATTCTTCCCTAGTTAATGATATCACAACAATAAAATAGGGCATTCTACTTTACAGCATCTATATGGAGATATTGGAGCACAACAATCGAATTTGATTCTACTATGTTTGAGGTTGTAATTTTTGTGAAATCTCTTCTCGAATCTGAGACCTGAAATTACTCTCTTCTCTGCCATTCGATGTGGcttattttttgaaaacaaaCTGGTACATATAAAAGGTACACTTGATCCAAAGCTTGGGTCTATCTACTAATTTGATCTTGTTTATTTATATCCCCATACCTGCTGGTGGATGCTCTTTGAGCTTTTCTTTGACTATTTGCTCCTGGAATTACCTGTGATCTCCCCACCTGATCGAGCCaagtttttggtgttttatttCTGTACAAGTCCCTTGTTTGATCCCAGTTTTAGGTCAATCAGACATTCGGACCTGTTGAAGTTCTGGAAATTGAAATCACCCTAAAATAGGATTTACTTGGGTATTTAACCTCTGCTGCTTGTGCTCTACTGCTACTATTTAATTGGTTTTCTGATAAGTTGCTCTAATGGTTGATCCTAAACCACCCATGGACAATGTCCAAGTCCAGATTACTAACATTAAACTCTATGGAGTCTCCAACTATCTCTTATGGGCCCAGGCAGTACAGGCCTACATACATAAAaaaaggtgtacccagtgcacaaggctcccgccactgtggggtctggggaggccTACATACATGCCAAAGGAAAATTGAAGTATATTACTGATGATCCTCCTACTCCTAATCCAAAAGCTCCTCCAACGCTCACAGTTTATGATGAGTGGATGCGTGAGAACTCTACTATAAAAATATGACTATGGAACAATGTTGAACCTGCTATCTGCATATCTCGGCTGGGCGTTTTGTTAGGACATTTTGGTGCTCAAATGACCATATTTTGGTCCAAAACTTCAGGGAAATACTGTAGGACAGATTTTACAGCTTCAAACAATTCCACAAGAGGATCTTAAACCAGGGAAATAGGTCATACTTATGGGTACTCAAGTTGTAACAAGGCTGAGGGATTATGGGTATGAAACAGCATGGGAGAAGACCAAAGTATTAGCAGCTTAGGGGTTAGGAAAGAACAGGGGTGTATGAATATGGATCTGAAATAAAGGTAAAGGTTAATTACATTGGTTCTATGTAATCAGCAGATTAAAACATTCTTACCAATTTCATAAACAGGGCAGAGAATTGCAGGAATCGATCTCAGGGGCAGGTTGAGGGAGAAAGGTGATATCAGCAGATCCACTGGTCCAATGGTCCTGAAACTTGGATAGAGTGGTCCTCTCATAGGgggaagaagcttgaacaaaaGTGGGGAACAAACTGATTATGGGATTTGGCTGGAGACTGAGGTTATGGAATTAGAAAGGCTAGAATTATAAACTAACCAGAATTTGGGGTCAGAACTTGCAACATTGAGGATTGATTGTTGAAGACACCTTCCAACAGTTTTAAGAGCAGTGTAGGGATGAAGAACATAAGTTGATATCAGCCTTCTGGGCTTCCCACCACAAGGAGTTGACTGGATCGAACACCAGCCCCTTCTTAGATCACACACTAAGGAATATCCATGGGAGAAAACAAGCATGCCAACAGAAGCAAGGGTTGAGGTAAAATCATGGGATATCTTGTGTCCCCTTGGGTTGCTTTATAGAATAATAGAAAGTAGCAGCAGGGgtccaaaattagaaggttcCCAAAATAGGAAGTTTCCAATTGGTCACCTTTTGCTTGGAGTACAAGGCACAATCAGTTTTAAACTGATGTGAACTAACTGTTGACAATAATTATTACTAAATAAAGTAGAAAGTAAAAGTAAGTAACATCAACTAGACCAGCTGGATTGGACCactacttaaattgaaccaaccgGTTCATACAAGGACATATGGAATTAAAATAGATCAACCCAAGGCAAAAAATCGTGGCTGCTAGAACTAGGCAGCAGCCATCTTCTTTCTTGGATACACCTTTAgatctgcatcagctctccctgGCTTGAAAACCTTTTACTCCAATGAATGGGTGAAGAACATATAATGCTCGTACAAGTTGAGATCAAGCTTCTTGGAGTCATCACCGTGAATCCAAGTACTATCATGGTAGCCGTTGCCACGACGAGTGGTTTTGTAGGTGTCGTCCAAAACCTCATCAATAATGTCTTCTGTAGGTGACTTAAGTTGGGGCATCCTTAGCATTTGTTTAGTATCACCTTCGTCAGAGTGATGCCTCACATACAAGTGCAAATCAGCCACGTTGAAGATGTTGCTTATGCTCATATCTTCGTGCAACTCGAACACATAAGCGTTTGGTCCAATACATTTCAGCACCTCGTATGGACCCATCTTCCTTGGATGGAGTTTCGTGTTGACACCAGGTTGGAACATCTCGCAATTGACATGAACCATCGGCATGTCCCCTGATCGGAACTCCACATATCGTCGATGACGATCATCTGTAGCCTTGTAGACATCGGTTCTAAGAGTGATTCATCGTCGAACATCAACATGTACCTCCGTGACGTGCCGCAAAAATTCGTCGGTCTTAATAATAACGCAGGCTTGGGGTGGTAGTGGAACGAGGTCAATTGGTTGCCGCGGTTGAACTCCAAGTAAGATCTCAAAAAGAGTACAACCAATCGTTCGGTTCACTCAgctattgtaagcaaactcagtAATATCAAGTATGACTGGCCACGTCTTCTCATAGTCCCTGACTAAACACCTCAACAAGTTCCCCAAACTTCGATTCAGGTGCTGGAAAAGTTTTCTTATTTTCCCCATCTTGGTAACCAAATCTCCTATTTGTGGATACCAACAATTCTTCAGCACATAGAGCTTTCTCAAAACAATCTCTAACATTCGCTACATCGGTAACACCAATTGCTCTATTGATGTCAGTACGTAAGCCCAATCTGCACCAAGATAAATCTTGTATATCCTTCTCCCTAATCCCAATTCAAGAGGAAAGAGAATCAAATTGCTCCATGTACTCTGCCACTGATAAATTCCCTTGATGAAGAGAATTTAACTGGTCCTGTAGTCGAGCTCTAAAAGTAGGTGGCAAGTACTTGTCTCTCAATTCATCCTTCATCTCTTTCGAAGTGGTAGGTGGTCTACCATGATCTTCTAGCTCATTCTCATgagttctccaccactcacgtgtAACCACGATCTTCTAGGTCATTCTCATAGGTGTCATAACTATACTAAAATTCTGAATGAATCTTCTGTAGAATGAGGCCAAACCATGGAAGTTGCGAACCTCAGTGATTGTCTTCGGTTCTGGCCAATCAATGATGCTTTTGATATGCTTCGGATCAGCTTCATTTGAAGCACTAAAGCCAAGGAATACAACCTTGGGCAGGATAAAGGAATACTTCTTGAGATTTATGTACAACTTCTTTGTACGAAGAACTCTCAAGACTTGTCTTAGGTGGTCAATATGGTCATTTGGGTGCTTGCTGTAGATCAAAATATCGTCaaaataaacaaccaaaaattGACCAATAAAAGGACGAAGTACCTGAGACATAACGCGCATGAAAATGCTAGGTGCATTTGTCAGACCAAAAGGCATGACATTCTATTCGAACAACCCATCCTTGGTTTTGAAGGTGGTCTTCTATTCATCTCCGAGATgtatacgaatatgataatagCCGCTCCGAAGGTCCAATTTAGAGAAGACCTTAGCTCCGGACAGCATACCTAACATATCATCCAACCGTGAAATAGGGAACCAGTACGTGGCGGTTATTTTATCTATTGCCTTGCTGTCCACTCACATTCGCGACGAGTTGTCTTTCTTTGGAGTAAGCAAGGCTGATACGGCACATGGGCTTAAACACTCCATGACAAATCCCTTTCGAAGCAAATCATCAACTTGCCATTTGAGTTCAGCATGCTCTGTAGGGCTGTGACAATAAGCTGAAAGATTCGGTAACACCAAACCAGGTACTAAATCGATGGCATGTTGTATATCCCGTATAGGAGGCAACTCATCAGGAACAAAGTCAGAAAAATCAGAAAGCAATTCTCAAATTGGTCTGGAAAGCGTTACCTCATGCTGAGGAGTAACCTCCCTATTGATGAGCCAACATCCGTCCTCTGTCATGGCTTGTGTAGATATATTCCTTATGAGGAATAGCCAACAACTCCTTCTGTGGTAGAGCCAGCACCTTCTTCTCGTCACCAGTGCTCTTCTGGTTGGTTCTCAATGATCTCCGTTGGTGCAATTCAACTGGTGTATTTAAAGGATGAAAGACAGTATGAAGTCCCTTGAACATGAGCACACATTGATTCTTCCTTCCCCCCCACCGTAACATCATTATCATACATGCAAGGTCGACCGAATAAAACATCAGTGGGTCTCATAGGAATCACATCGCACCATATTTCTTCCTCATTCCTATGAAGCTTCGGAGTTACAAAACATCGTTTATTTACCTCTGAAGTGTTACCATTCAGTAATGACACCTTGTAAGGTTGAGGATGCTTCTCCATTTTCAGATTTGCCTTCTTCACAAAAACCTCCGAGATAACGTTGACACAGCTTCCACTGTCAATTATCACCAATATAGTGTTATCTCCTGATCGCATGCGGCTGTAGAAAACACAGTTGCGCCACCAGTCTTCACCATTAGTTTCAGCCACTAGAATACGACTGACCACGTGAATGCCAAAACTACCATCATCAAAATCATTCTCACCATAGTCATCATCATTGAGTGGGTATGGAAATAGATTAGGATCTTCCTCGTCTTGTGCACCTTCAACTTCAGCAACAACATTTACTCTTTGACGATGTGGATAATTCTTAGCATAATGTCCAATTTCTTGACAATGGAAACATTGCACCTTGGTATCACTAGTCATGAGTGCCTTGCCTTTGTCCTGTCGTGTAGGAACTGTGGACCGAGTAGGGGCTGTGGTAGAGAAGATTTAGGTGCTGGaaaatttttcttatttaatgCCATCTTGGTTATTTTTCTCTCTATAGCTAATAATTTTGTTTTCCATGAAACCAGgcctttaatgattgttttgaATATAATTATTGATTAACTTGTCTTGCTCTTTCATATTCTTTAAGTCCTTAAATTGATAGAAGCATTATAGATTCTACCATTTTAATACCAATTTTCTTATGTAATTGATGGAACATCTGTGCTCAGGTTGGCTCAATAGAGGGGAGGGTGGCTGTTCATCATTTGGATGATTCACAACAAAGTAAAAACTTTACTTTCAAATGCCATAGAGAAGGCAATGAGATATACTCAGTCAATGCTTTAAACTTCCATCCTGTAAGATTTTTGGTTTCCATTCTGCTACAAATGGTTTTCTCTGTAGGTTGTTTTAGCTATAAGCCTAGAACAACTTTAAACGTGTTTGGCTGCTCTAAATGGTTATCATTATAgatggttggattttttatttaggTTTATCACTGGTCCAATTGTGCCTGAGATTCTGGCATTTTCATGGCTACATTTTCTATTGAAGTGATTTATTTGAGTTTAGATGGATTTTTACTTTGTTATACGTCCAGCTAAAAGACAGTCTATGCAGTAATCAGGAAATTAAATAAGGGTCAGATGTGGcaatatgttatttttttttgggataagcaacaaaaaatattttattattagggTAAATAA is drawn from Telopea speciosissima isolate NSW1024214 ecotype Mountain lineage chromosome 1, Tspe_v1, whole genome shotgun sequence and contains these coding sequences:
- the LOC122661903 gene encoding protein RAE1 — translated: MSNIASASNPNPNKSIEVVQPPTDSVTSLSFSPKGNYLVATSWDNQVRCWEIMKTGATVSSVPKASTNHDQPVLCSTWKDDGTTVFSGGCDRQVKMWPLMSGGQATTVAMHDAPIKEVAWIPQMNVLVTGSWDKTLKYWDIRQQNPVHTQQLPERCYALAVNHPLMVVGTTDRNLVVFNLQNPQTEFKRITSPLKYQTRCVAAFPDQQGFLVGSIEGRVAVHHLDDSQQSKNFTFKCHREGNEIYSVNALNFHPVHHTFATSGADGAFNFWDKDSKQRLKAMSRCSQPIPCSTFNNDGSLFAYSVCYDWSKGAENHNPTAAKSYIFLHLPQDSEVKGKPRVGASGRK